In Carassius gibelio isolate Cgi1373 ecotype wild population from Czech Republic chromosome B20, carGib1.2-hapl.c, whole genome shotgun sequence, the following are encoded in one genomic region:
- the LOC127983952 gene encoding centrosomal protein 43 isoform X4, protein MSATEEDTELRDLLIQNLENSGVLNKIKAELRAAVFLALEEQDKVANKTPLVNENLKKSLNTKDELGISETAVNKNTPLLLELVKRGRHKEGDRLIERTFPKELLPRQIADARKRFDSHDKNRSGEINREAVIGIFTDLFPQFSRNMLDSYVTEEFRAKGKNTTVDFQDFLGMYKCFFIQCRSVVSSESSDALYTSSNTSEDKIISSSTSKIPRYKGFVKHSSAQKEKPDLKAGDRRPGEPLGSQKNRGSVQVSEGTDEGLGDGKNLPTSLRRALEFGLEDEDEGDSFFDDPLPQPQKTYGCGLSSADKPYSGQRHSEKSYSQKDLSAIGSDKEGDGEDMLSDCDNRPKPRGEGLGSSLGKAFMADAQLKSAGGSFESSQKDHSSDKNGTSSSKDKVVKEFPVPNEKTASPLLDDDLDYDDDFNSHLSENSKSEVSIDEEIEVVSIEGPDISHKLDETTQDVSVSQISLGADYIEDVA, encoded by the exons ATGTCTGCGACGGAGGAGGACACGGAACTCAGAGATCTACTGATTCAAAACTTGGAAAACAGTGGTGTTTTGAATAAAATTAAG GCAGAGCTACGTGCAGCTGTTTTTCTTGCCTTAGAAGAGCAAGACAAAGTTGCG AACAAAACACCTCTTGTGAATGAAAACCTCAAAAAGTCCTTAAACACAAAGGATG AGCTTGGTATATCAGAAACGGCGGTGAATAAAAACACCCCTCTCCTGCTTGAGTTGGTGAAGAGGGGCCGGCATAAAGAG GGAGATCGGTTGATTGAGAGAACTTTTCCCAAG GAATTGTTGCCCCGTCAAATTGCTGATGCCCGCAAAAGATTTGACAGCCATGACAAG AACAGAAGTGGTGAGATCAACAGAGAAGCTGTTATTGGAATTTTCACTGATCTTTTTCCCCAGTTCAGCAG aaacatgctGGACAGTTACGTCACTGAGGAATTTAGAGCCAAAGGCAAGAACACAA CTGTAGACTTCCAGGACTTCTTGGGAATGTACAAATGCTTTTTCATTCAGTGTCGGAGTGTG GTTTCCAGTGAGAGTAGCGATGCACTTTATACCTCAAGTAACACCTCTGAAGATAAAATCATTTCTTCTTCCACCAGCAAG ATACCCAGGTATAAAGGATTTGTTAAGCACAGTTCAGCGCAGAAAGAAAAGCCTGACCTAAAG GCCGGAGACAGACGACCTGGTGAACCGCTGGGATCTCAGAAGAACAGAGGATCTGTTCAAGTGTCTGAAGGCACAGATGAGGGATTAGGTGATGGGAAAAACCTCCCCACCTCACTGAGGAGAGCACTGGAGTTTGGCCTGGAGGATGAGGATGAAGGAGACTCGTTCTTTGATGATCCTCTTCCTCAACCTCAGAAGACCTATGGCTG TGGTTTATCTTCAGCAGATAAGCCTTATTCAGGGCAGAGGCATTCTGAAAAAAGCTATAGTCAGAAAGA TCTGTCTGCTATAGGCAGTGATAAAGAGGGAGATGGAGAGGACATGCTCTCTGACTGTGATAACAGGCCTAAACCCAG GGGAGAAGGTTTGGGCAGCAGTTTAGGAAAAGCATTCATGGCAGACGCGCAGCTGAAGAGTGCGGGAGGATCGTttgagagcagtcagaaagaccaTTCATCTGATAAAAACG GTACGTCTAGTTCTAAAGATAAGGTTGTAAAAGAGTTTCCCGTTCCAAATGAGAAAACTGCATCTCCTTTGCTGG ATGATGATCTTGACTATGACGATGACTTCAACAG TCATCTCTCTGAAAACTCTAAGAGTGAAGTGAGCATCGATGAGGAGATTGAGGTGGTGTCGATAGAGGGGCCTGACATCAGCCATAAG CTTGATGAAACCACTCAGGATGTGAGCGTTTCACAGATAAGTTTGGGTGCAGACTACATTGAAGACGTTGCTTGA
- the LOC127983952 gene encoding centrosomal protein 43 isoform X1 yields MSATEEDTELRDLLIQNLENSGVLNKIKAELRAAVFLALEEQDKVANKTPLVNENLKKSLNTKDELGISETAVNKNTPLLLELVKRGRHKEGDRLIERTFPKELLPRQIADARKRFDSHDKNRSGEINREAVIGIFTDLFPQFSRNMLDSYVTEEFRAKGKNTTVDFQDFLGMYKCFFIQCRSVVSSESSDALYTSSNTSEDKIISSSTSKIPRYKGFVKHSSAQKEKPDLKAGDRRPGEPLGSQKNRGSVQVSEGTDEGLGDGKNLPTSLRRALEFGLEDEDEGDSFFDDPLPQPQKTYGCGLSSADKPYSGQRHSEKSYSQKDQHWQREGSLSGRSLSQMRRGTSLNDLSAIGSDKEGDGEDMLSDCDNRPKPRGEGLGSSLGKAFMADAQLKSAGGSFESSQKDHSSDKNGTSSSKDKVVKEFPVPNEKTASPLLDDDLDYDDDFNSHLSENSKSEVSIDEEIEVVSIEGPDISHKLDETTQDVSVSQISLGADYIEDVA; encoded by the exons ATGTCTGCGACGGAGGAGGACACGGAACTCAGAGATCTACTGATTCAAAACTTGGAAAACAGTGGTGTTTTGAATAAAATTAAG GCAGAGCTACGTGCAGCTGTTTTTCTTGCCTTAGAAGAGCAAGACAAAGTTGCG AACAAAACACCTCTTGTGAATGAAAACCTCAAAAAGTCCTTAAACACAAAGGATG AGCTTGGTATATCAGAAACGGCGGTGAATAAAAACACCCCTCTCCTGCTTGAGTTGGTGAAGAGGGGCCGGCATAAAGAG GGAGATCGGTTGATTGAGAGAACTTTTCCCAAG GAATTGTTGCCCCGTCAAATTGCTGATGCCCGCAAAAGATTTGACAGCCATGACAAG AACAGAAGTGGTGAGATCAACAGAGAAGCTGTTATTGGAATTTTCACTGATCTTTTTCCCCAGTTCAGCAG aaacatgctGGACAGTTACGTCACTGAGGAATTTAGAGCCAAAGGCAAGAACACAA CTGTAGACTTCCAGGACTTCTTGGGAATGTACAAATGCTTTTTCATTCAGTGTCGGAGTGTG GTTTCCAGTGAGAGTAGCGATGCACTTTATACCTCAAGTAACACCTCTGAAGATAAAATCATTTCTTCTTCCACCAGCAAG ATACCCAGGTATAAAGGATTTGTTAAGCACAGTTCAGCGCAGAAAGAAAAGCCTGACCTAAAG GCCGGAGACAGACGACCTGGTGAACCGCTGGGATCTCAGAAGAACAGAGGATCTGTTCAAGTGTCTGAAGGCACAGATGAGGGATTAGGTGATGGGAAAAACCTCCCCACCTCACTGAGGAGAGCACTGGAGTTTGGCCTGGAGGATGAGGATGAAGGAGACTCGTTCTTTGATGATCCTCTTCCTCAACCTCAGAAGACCTATGGCTG TGGTTTATCTTCAGCAGATAAGCCTTATTCAGGGCAGAGGCATTCTGAAAAAAGCTATAGTCAGAAAGA TCAACACTGGCAGAGGGAAGGGAGCCTTTCAGGGCGATCCTTATCCCAAATGAGGAGGGGCACTAGCCTCAATGA TCTGTCTGCTATAGGCAGTGATAAAGAGGGAGATGGAGAGGACATGCTCTCTGACTGTGATAACAGGCCTAAACCCAG GGGAGAAGGTTTGGGCAGCAGTTTAGGAAAAGCATTCATGGCAGACGCGCAGCTGAAGAGTGCGGGAGGATCGTttgagagcagtcagaaagaccaTTCATCTGATAAAAACG GTACGTCTAGTTCTAAAGATAAGGTTGTAAAAGAGTTTCCCGTTCCAAATGAGAAAACTGCATCTCCTTTGCTGG ATGATGATCTTGACTATGACGATGACTTCAACAG TCATCTCTCTGAAAACTCTAAGAGTGAAGTGAGCATCGATGAGGAGATTGAGGTGGTGTCGATAGAGGGGCCTGACATCAGCCATAAG CTTGATGAAACCACTCAGGATGTGAGCGTTTCACAGATAAGTTTGGGTGCAGACTACATTGAAGACGTTGCTTGA
- the LOC127983952 gene encoding centrosomal protein 43 isoform X9, whose translation MLNGLDSSDTLSIELGISETAVNKNTPLLLELVKRGRHKEELLPRQIADARKRFDSHDKNRSGEINREAVIGIFTDLFPQFSRNMLDSYVTEEFRAKGKNTTVDFQDFLGMYKCFFIQCRSVVSSESSDALYTSSNTSEDKIISSSTSKIPRYKGFVKHSSAQKEKPDLKAGDRRPGEPLGSQKNRGSVQVSEGTDEGLGDGKNLPTSLRRALEFGLEDEDEGDSFFDDPLPQPQKTYGCGLSSADKPYSGQRHSEKSYSQKDQHWQREGSLSGRSLSQMRRGTSLNDLSAIGSDKEGDGEDMLSDCDNRPKPRGEGLGSSLGKAFMADAQLKSAGGSFESSQKDHSSDKNGTSSSKDKVVKEFPVPNEKTASPLLDDDLDYDDDFNSHLSENSKSEVSIDEEIEVVSIEGPDISHKLDETTQDVSVSQISLGADYIEDVA comes from the exons ATG CTCAATGGGCTTGACAGTAGTGACACTCTTTCTATAGAGCTTGGTATATCAGAAACGGCGGTGAATAAAAACACCCCTCTCCTGCTTGAGTTGGTGAAGAGGGGCCGGCATAAAGAG GAATTGTTGCCCCGTCAAATTGCTGATGCCCGCAAAAGATTTGACAGCCATGACAAG AACAGAAGTGGTGAGATCAACAGAGAAGCTGTTATTGGAATTTTCACTGATCTTTTTCCCCAGTTCAGCAG aaacatgctGGACAGTTACGTCACTGAGGAATTTAGAGCCAAAGGCAAGAACACAA CTGTAGACTTCCAGGACTTCTTGGGAATGTACAAATGCTTTTTCATTCAGTGTCGGAGTGTG GTTTCCAGTGAGAGTAGCGATGCACTTTATACCTCAAGTAACACCTCTGAAGATAAAATCATTTCTTCTTCCACCAGCAAG ATACCCAGGTATAAAGGATTTGTTAAGCACAGTTCAGCGCAGAAAGAAAAGCCTGACCTAAAG GCCGGAGACAGACGACCTGGTGAACCGCTGGGATCTCAGAAGAACAGAGGATCTGTTCAAGTGTCTGAAGGCACAGATGAGGGATTAGGTGATGGGAAAAACCTCCCCACCTCACTGAGGAGAGCACTGGAGTTTGGCCTGGAGGATGAGGATGAAGGAGACTCGTTCTTTGATGATCCTCTTCCTCAACCTCAGAAGACCTATGGCTG TGGTTTATCTTCAGCAGATAAGCCTTATTCAGGGCAGAGGCATTCTGAAAAAAGCTATAGTCAGAAAGA TCAACACTGGCAGAGGGAAGGGAGCCTTTCAGGGCGATCCTTATCCCAAATGAGGAGGGGCACTAGCCTCAATGA TCTGTCTGCTATAGGCAGTGATAAAGAGGGAGATGGAGAGGACATGCTCTCTGACTGTGATAACAGGCCTAAACCCAG GGGAGAAGGTTTGGGCAGCAGTTTAGGAAAAGCATTCATGGCAGACGCGCAGCTGAAGAGTGCGGGAGGATCGTttgagagcagtcagaaagaccaTTCATCTGATAAAAACG GTACGTCTAGTTCTAAAGATAAGGTTGTAAAAGAGTTTCCCGTTCCAAATGAGAAAACTGCATCTCCTTTGCTGG ATGATGATCTTGACTATGACGATGACTTCAACAG TCATCTCTCTGAAAACTCTAAGAGTGAAGTGAGCATCGATGAGGAGATTGAGGTGGTGTCGATAGAGGGGCCTGACATCAGCCATAAG CTTGATGAAACCACTCAGGATGTGAGCGTTTCACAGATAAGTTTGGGTGCAGACTACATTGAAGACGTTGCTTGA
- the LOC127983952 gene encoding centrosomal protein 43 isoform X10 encodes MSATEEDTELRDLLIQNLENSGVLNKIKAELRAAVFLALEEQDKVANKTPLVNENLKKSLNTKDELGISETAVNKNTPLLLELVKRGRHKEGDRLIERTFPKELLPRQIADARKRFDSHDKNRSGEINREAVIGIFTDLFPQFSRNMLDSYVTEEFRAKGKNTTVDFQDFLGMYKCFFIQCRSVVSSESSDALYTSSNTSEDKIISSSTSKIPRYKGFVKHSSAQKEKPDLKAGDRRPGEPLGSQKNRGSVQVSEGTDEGLGDGKNLPTSLRRALEFGLEDEDEGDSFFDDPLPQPQKTYGWGEGLGSSLGKAFMADAQLKSAGGSFESSQKDHSSDKNGTSSSKDKVVKEFPVPNEKTASPLLDDDLDYDDDFNSHLSENSKSEVSIDEEIEVVSIEGPDISHKLDETTQDVSVSQISLGADYIEDVA; translated from the exons ATGTCTGCGACGGAGGAGGACACGGAACTCAGAGATCTACTGATTCAAAACTTGGAAAACAGTGGTGTTTTGAATAAAATTAAG GCAGAGCTACGTGCAGCTGTTTTTCTTGCCTTAGAAGAGCAAGACAAAGTTGCG AACAAAACACCTCTTGTGAATGAAAACCTCAAAAAGTCCTTAAACACAAAGGATG AGCTTGGTATATCAGAAACGGCGGTGAATAAAAACACCCCTCTCCTGCTTGAGTTGGTGAAGAGGGGCCGGCATAAAGAG GGAGATCGGTTGATTGAGAGAACTTTTCCCAAG GAATTGTTGCCCCGTCAAATTGCTGATGCCCGCAAAAGATTTGACAGCCATGACAAG AACAGAAGTGGTGAGATCAACAGAGAAGCTGTTATTGGAATTTTCACTGATCTTTTTCCCCAGTTCAGCAG aaacatgctGGACAGTTACGTCACTGAGGAATTTAGAGCCAAAGGCAAGAACACAA CTGTAGACTTCCAGGACTTCTTGGGAATGTACAAATGCTTTTTCATTCAGTGTCGGAGTGTG GTTTCCAGTGAGAGTAGCGATGCACTTTATACCTCAAGTAACACCTCTGAAGATAAAATCATTTCTTCTTCCACCAGCAAG ATACCCAGGTATAAAGGATTTGTTAAGCACAGTTCAGCGCAGAAAGAAAAGCCTGACCTAAAG GCCGGAGACAGACGACCTGGTGAACCGCTGGGATCTCAGAAGAACAGAGGATCTGTTCAAGTGTCTGAAGGCACAGATGAGGGATTAGGTGATGGGAAAAACCTCCCCACCTCACTGAGGAGAGCACTGGAGTTTGGCCTGGAGGATGAGGATGAAGGAGACTCGTTCTTTGATGATCCTCTTCCTCAACCTCAGAAGACCTATGGCTG GGGAGAAGGTTTGGGCAGCAGTTTAGGAAAAGCATTCATGGCAGACGCGCAGCTGAAGAGTGCGGGAGGATCGTttgagagcagtcagaaagaccaTTCATCTGATAAAAACG GTACGTCTAGTTCTAAAGATAAGGTTGTAAAAGAGTTTCCCGTTCCAAATGAGAAAACTGCATCTCCTTTGCTGG ATGATGATCTTGACTATGACGATGACTTCAACAG TCATCTCTCTGAAAACTCTAAGAGTGAAGTGAGCATCGATGAGGAGATTGAGGTGGTGTCGATAGAGGGGCCTGACATCAGCCATAAG CTTGATGAAACCACTCAGGATGTGAGCGTTTCACAGATAAGTTTGGGTGCAGACTACATTGAAGACGTTGCTTGA